One Peterkaempfera bronchialis DNA window includes the following coding sequences:
- a CDS encoding helicase-associated domain-containing protein produces the protein MHSSTALRDWLATRTPDQLAELLRQRDLPAAASGAREVGSLGGLAEHLLGDRSAARALGLLDLAELQVVTSVAQLADQRYGPLPEPAPGVDPADRAVGRAELLDALAGQDADRRRAAEGCLERLAERALILPPHGSRLAVPLVLHRRSARLRGLGRPVDQLLTDAFNAAEIHRIAAGLELPAARSRDAAQRAVVELLADPARVRALVADAPQDARDLLAALVPGPPLLATHCFTAQYGYYTAGRTKYLFRAAGSGDPGTDWLAERGMLVPVGTEVAELPREVGTALRPEGDRPVFTPAPPPLEGSVELPRGAVGEAEAAAAAAVSRAELLLRAVAARPPALRKAGGVAVRDIGRLVKATGLPEVHVRFWLDLAANADLVAPLPDEVPAPRGRSRRPAPQPAARLVPTERYDGWLAGTPADRLLPLLATWAVTPEVFTYWPDEDETPVALVAAQDPGAVPLRGALLEALADLPPGRGIGPGPVSSASLLEAASWHRPLEVVPGEEAASRALATLAEAELLGVVAHGALTPVGHALRALLRSGAWRYFPAVPGAGPRLHSHPAVAAAVRQLSDALAELLPPPRTTARFQADLTAVVTGAPAPELTELLSCCAVRESEGHAVVWRITASSVRRALDSGLDAADLLQRLSEASADGLPLPQPLEYLVKDTARTHGRMRVVRSACCIRSDDEALVLELSRARALARLDLRRIAPTVLVSTADPDTALAALRAAGYAPVLEAASGTTVVERAAAERAPSAMPPLSHAEHPAGPGPRTAAALAARLLGSAQGR, from the coding sequence ATGCACAGCTCCACCGCGCTCAGGGACTGGCTCGCCACCCGGACCCCCGACCAGTTGGCGGAGCTGCTCCGGCAGCGCGACCTGCCCGCCGCCGCGTCCGGCGCCCGGGAGGTCGGCTCGCTCGGCGGGCTCGCCGAGCATCTGCTGGGCGACCGGTCCGCCGCCCGGGCGCTGGGCCTGCTCGACCTGGCCGAGTTGCAGGTGGTCACCTCGGTGGCGCAGCTGGCGGACCAGCGGTACGGGCCGCTGCCCGAGCCCGCGCCGGGGGTCGATCCGGCGGACCGCGCGGTCGGCCGTGCGGAGCTGCTGGACGCGCTGGCCGGTCAGGACGCCGACCGTCGGCGGGCCGCGGAGGGCTGCCTGGAACGGCTGGCCGAGCGGGCGCTGATCCTGCCCCCGCACGGGTCGCGGCTGGCGGTGCCGCTGGTGCTGCACCGCCGCTCCGCCCGGCTGCGGGGGCTGGGACGGCCCGTCGACCAGCTGCTCACCGATGCCTTCAACGCCGCCGAGATCCACCGCATCGCGGCCGGGCTTGAGCTGCCGGCCGCCCGTTCCCGGGATGCGGCGCAGCGCGCGGTCGTGGAGCTGCTGGCCGATCCCGCCCGGGTGCGGGCCCTGGTGGCGGACGCGCCGCAGGACGCCCGGGACCTGCTGGCGGCGCTGGTGCCGGGGCCGCCGCTGCTGGCCACGCACTGCTTCACCGCGCAGTACGGCTACTACACGGCGGGGCGCACCAAGTACCTGTTCCGGGCGGCCGGTTCCGGGGACCCGGGGACGGACTGGCTGGCGGAGCGCGGAATGCTGGTGCCGGTCGGCACCGAGGTCGCGGAGCTGCCCCGGGAGGTGGGCACGGCGCTGCGCCCGGAGGGCGACCGGCCGGTGTTCACCCCCGCTCCGCCGCCCCTGGAAGGGTCGGTGGAGCTGCCTCGCGGCGCGGTGGGCGAGGCCGAGGCGGCGGCTGCTGCTGCGGTCTCGCGGGCCGAGCTGCTGCTGCGGGCGGTGGCCGCCCGGCCGCCGGCGCTGCGCAAGGCCGGGGGCGTCGCGGTCCGGGACATCGGGCGGCTGGTCAAGGCCACCGGGCTGCCGGAGGTGCACGTCCGGTTCTGGCTCGACCTGGCGGCCAACGCTGACCTGGTCGCACCGCTGCCCGACGAGGTGCCCGCGCCGCGCGGGCGGAGCCGCCGACCGGCGCCGCAGCCGGCGGCCCGGCTGGTGCCCACCGAGCGGTACGACGGCTGGCTGGCCGGTACGCCCGCCGACCGGCTGCTCCCGCTGCTGGCCACCTGGGCGGTGACGCCGGAGGTGTTCACCTACTGGCCGGACGAGGACGAGACGCCGGTCGCGCTGGTCGCCGCGCAGGACCCGGGCGCGGTCCCCCTGCGGGGAGCGCTGCTGGAGGCCCTGGCCGACCTGCCGCCGGGCCGGGGCATCGGGCCCGGCCCGGTCTCGTCGGCGTCGCTGCTGGAGGCCGCCTCCTGGCACCGTCCGCTGGAGGTCGTCCCCGGCGAGGAGGCCGCCTCGCGGGCGCTGGCCACGCTCGCCGAGGCCGAGCTGCTGGGTGTGGTCGCCCATGGGGCGCTCACTCCGGTCGGGCACGCCCTGCGTGCGCTGCTGCGCTCCGGCGCCTGGCGCTACTTCCCGGCCGTTCCCGGCGCCGGACCCCGGCTGCACTCCCATCCGGCGGTCGCCGCCGCGGTGCGGCAGCTGTCGGACGCCCTCGCCGAGCTGCTGCCGCCGCCCAGGACCACGGCCCGCTTCCAGGCCGACCTGACGGCGGTGGTCACCGGCGCTCCCGCGCCCGAGCTGACCGAACTGCTCTCCTGCTGCGCGGTCCGCGAGTCCGAGGGCCATGCCGTGGTCTGGCGGATCACCGCCTCCTCGGTACGCCGGGCGCTGGACAGCGGCCTGGACGCGGCCGACCTGCTTCAGCGGCTCAGCGAGGCGTCCGCCGACGGGCTGCCGCTGCCGCAGCCGCTGGAGTACCTGGTCAAGGACACGGCCAGGACCCACGGCCGGATGCGGGTGGTCCGCTCGGCCTGCTGCATCCGCTCGGACGACGAGGCCCTGGTCCTGGAACTCTCCAGGGCCCGCGCGCTGGCCAGGCTGGACCTGCGCCGGATCGCCCCGACCGTCCTGGTCAGCACCGCCGACCCGGACACCGCCCTGGCCGCCCTGCGCGCCGCCGGGTACGCGCCGGTCCTGGAAGCCGCCTCCGGCACCACCGTCGTGGAACGCGCCGCCGCCGAGCGCGCCCCGTCCGCCATGCCCCCGCTCAGCCACGCCGAACACCCCGCCGGACCCGGCCCCCGCACGGCCGCCGCCCTGGCCGCCAGGCTGCTGGGCTCCGCCCAGGGGCGGTGA
- a CDS encoding helix-turn-helix domain-containing protein, whose protein sequence is MTAHELDAFAAWVEDLMRRRGYDIDNPRGGGKSRIADEAGVHRAAVTRLLQRQSMPDLETTRRLARVLGVPVRDMLIRSGRLTAEELPLPIGLPEAGPAPEVDVDRPPTLEELAEVLAVPAERRDMFVRVVGQFLPRDEEVALGAEADADADAAGKASRASD, encoded by the coding sequence ATGACCGCTCATGAACTGGACGCCTTCGCGGCCTGGGTCGAAGACCTGATGCGTCGGCGCGGATATGACATCGACAACCCGCGCGGGGGAGGCAAGTCCCGGATCGCGGACGAGGCCGGTGTGCACCGCGCCGCCGTCACCCGCCTGTTGCAGCGGCAGAGCATGCCCGACCTGGAGACCACCCGACGCCTCGCACGGGTTCTTGGGGTGCCGGTCCGCGACATGCTCATCCGCTCGGGCCGGCTCACCGCCGAGGAGCTTCCGCTTCCGATCGGGCTGCCCGAAGCCGGACCGGCCCCGGAGGTCGACGTGGACCGGCCCCCGACGCTGGAGGAGCTGGCGGAGGTGCTCGCGGTGCCCGCCGAGCGGCGCGACATGTTCGTCAGGGTGGTGGGGCAGTTCCTGCCCCGCGACGAGGAGGTGGCCCTGGGCGCGGAGGCGGACGCCGACGCGGACGCGGCGGGAAAGGCTTCACGCGCGTCGGACTGA
- a CDS encoding WhiB family transcriptional regulator: MPASAAPLPDDAGFFSWQATAACAGLPPHVVFARRPQDAAPALRACAACLVQRECEEVVAPADTWFDGVSSGRLWRNGRPVATLSDLHRSPRD, encoded by the coding sequence ATGCCCGCCTCCGCCGCACCCCTGCCGGACGACGCCGGCTTCTTCAGCTGGCAGGCCACCGCCGCCTGCGCAGGGCTCCCGCCGCACGTCGTGTTCGCCAGACGCCCCCAGGACGCCGCCCCCGCGCTGCGCGCCTGCGCCGCCTGCCTCGTCCAGCGCGAGTGCGAAGAGGTCGTCGCTCCGGCCGACACCTGGTTCGACGGCGTCAGCTCCGGTCGGCTGTGGCGCAACGGCCGACCTGTCGCCACCCTCTCCGACCTGCACAGGAGCCCACGTGACTGA
- a CDS encoding phage tail tube protein, translating into MAGNNSSEIRVAGSGRILVAAAGAEAPTDFTTDWDPAVWTDLGYTSTDGVTFGKKDKLDPIETWQSISPARYVYESRDLTLKFSLLQFNEDTLPFFMGGSTVATVDAANSVYSYDVLDDPQVDERALGLEFTDSASVSYRFVIPRGLVTASDDIKLVRKSAAMLGVTFTAVSSGDSTPLATFVMKDPAYAS; encoded by the coding sequence ATGGCAGGCAACAACTCGTCCGAGATCCGCGTCGCCGGCTCCGGCCGCATCCTGGTGGCCGCGGCCGGTGCGGAGGCGCCGACCGACTTCACCACCGACTGGGACCCCGCCGTCTGGACGGACCTCGGCTACACCTCCACCGACGGTGTCACCTTCGGCAAGAAGGACAAGCTCGACCCGATCGAGACCTGGCAGTCCATCAGCCCGGCCCGCTACGTCTACGAGAGCCGGGACCTGACACTGAAGTTCTCGCTGCTCCAGTTCAACGAGGACACGCTGCCGTTCTTCATGGGCGGCAGCACCGTCGCCACGGTGGACGCCGCGAACAGCGTCTACTCCTACGACGTGCTGGACGACCCGCAGGTCGACGAGCGGGCGCTCGGCCTGGAGTTCACCGACAGCGCCAGCGTCAGCTACCGCTTCGTCATCCCGCGCGGCCTGGTCACCGCCTCCGACGACATCAAGCTGGTCCGCAAGTCCGCCGCGATGCTCGGCGTCACCTTCACGGCGGTGTCGTCCGGCGACAGCACCCCGCTGGCCACCTTCGTGATGAAGGACCCGGCCTACGCCTCCTGA
- a CDS encoding phage tail protein, with protein MSLVAALGRSSTALERFKSQAEAAGKAAKGVGDKAKNGDGDLKKFKGSAKDSAKELKGLQTAADQAEKSVGKAGKTGQGSGGLLGKFKSGADGAGKGMSGLNKSMKGNLIGVLLGLLAPLIAMVVDMAMQSKTMQKIMKIAFDAIQTAISTTMKVVGPIMKKAGDLIKGIFKGIMTAISPVIDWIRTKIPAAFQKVRDKLSSAWGGLQAIAKEKFDALIGPVKGPLNTIIDVINSAIGKLNGIKVTIPGWVPFVGGKTFGVSLPTIPRLAEGGLVMPRSGGVPAILAEAGEAEAVLPLSKLDQLLTRTAVQARLAGAGAAGVGTGFHIENYYAASDSSAQQTADALTFLSKARG; from the coding sequence ATGTCTCTTGTTGCAGCGCTAGGCAGGTCTTCAACGGCTCTGGAGCGGTTCAAGTCCCAGGCGGAAGCCGCCGGGAAGGCCGCGAAGGGGGTAGGTGACAAGGCCAAGAACGGCGATGGCGACCTCAAGAAGTTCAAGGGCTCGGCGAAGGACTCCGCGAAGGAGCTGAAGGGGCTCCAGACCGCCGCCGATCAGGCGGAGAAGTCGGTCGGGAAGGCCGGGAAGACCGGCCAGGGCAGTGGCGGGCTGCTGGGGAAGTTCAAGTCGGGGGCGGACGGCGCCGGGAAGGGGATGAGCGGCCTGAACAAGTCGATGAAGGGCAACCTCATCGGCGTGCTGCTCGGCCTGCTGGCTCCATTGATCGCCATGGTCGTCGACATGGCGATGCAGTCCAAGACCATGCAGAAGATCATGAAGATCGCGTTCGACGCCATCCAGACCGCGATCAGCACGACCATGAAGGTCGTCGGCCCGATCATGAAGAAGGCCGGCGATCTGATCAAGGGGATCTTCAAGGGCATCATGACCGCCATCTCGCCGGTCATCGACTGGATCAGGACGAAGATTCCCGCCGCCTTCCAGAAGGTCAGGGACAAGCTGTCCAGCGCCTGGGGCGGACTCCAGGCCATCGCCAAGGAGAAGTTCGATGCGCTCATCGGTCCGGTCAAGGGGCCGCTGAACACCATCATCGATGTCATCAACTCAGCCATCGGCAAGCTCAACGGCATCAAGGTGACGATCCCCGGCTGGGTGCCGTTCGTCGGCGGAAAGACGTTCGGGGTCAGCCTGCCGACCATCCCCAGGCTGGCCGAGGGCGGCCTGGTCATGCCCCGGTCGGGCGGCGTGCCCGCGATCCTGGCCGAAGCCGGTGAGGCCGAGGCGGTGCTGCCGCTGAGCAAGCTCGACCAGCTGCTGACGCGTACCGCCGTCCAGGCACGGCTGGCCGGCGCGGGCGCCGCCGGGGTCGGGACCGGTTTCCACATCGAGAACTACTACGCCGCCTCCGACAGCAGTGCCCAGCAGACCGCCGACGCGCTGACGTTCCTGTCGAAGGCGCGCGGATGA
- a CDS encoding tape-measure protein yields MSTPADPLAGASEPLRRLSSRSGQATRTLRNALSGIRDAAAAADRIKDAADQSGIPLRDAQSKAEAADRSLTRAGRSASGAATGIRSAAGGAKGAKGALGKLKSGVGGVTSMLGALGTGTGPLAKLMGVFGVALTAGSLAMTAVNVAMRANPLGFALGLLVPILAYLIDLALSSETGQRIIQQVFGQTAKYLSAAFTAIGPLIEPLGGMVSSAWNRLMDAVGPVKRWITEDIPGAFKRVKDAMTRALGGMGGFITSGLQAFLGVLKGPLSGLIGFTNWVIDGLNSLSFSALGKKFGVHLTKIPMLAEGGIALPGTARQPGRVLPLDRLGGRPAVRRAHRTAAPTRIRDYHESPATGARGTAEDLLFLATAHI; encoded by the coding sequence ATGAGTACCCCGGCGGATCCGCTCGCCGGGGCGTCAGAACCCCTGAGACGCCTCAGCAGCCGGAGCGGGCAGGCCACCCGGACACTGCGGAACGCGCTTTCCGGGATCAGGGACGCGGCAGCCGCCGCCGACCGCATCAAGGACGCCGCCGACCAGAGCGGCATCCCCCTGCGCGACGCCCAGTCGAAGGCGGAGGCCGCCGACCGCTCGCTGACCCGGGCCGGACGCAGCGCTTCGGGTGCCGCCACCGGCATCCGGTCCGCAGCCGGCGGCGCCAAGGGCGCCAAGGGGGCCCTGGGCAAGCTGAAATCCGGGGTCGGCGGCGTCACCTCGATGCTCGGCGCACTCGGCACCGGAACCGGCCCCCTCGCGAAGCTGATGGGCGTCTTCGGCGTGGCGCTGACCGCCGGCTCCCTGGCGATGACCGCGGTGAACGTGGCCATGCGGGCCAACCCGCTGGGCTTCGCCCTCGGGCTGCTGGTGCCGATCCTCGCCTATCTGATCGACCTCGCGCTGAGCTCCGAGACCGGCCAGCGGATCATCCAGCAGGTCTTCGGCCAGACGGCGAAGTACCTCAGTGCCGCCTTCACGGCCATCGGTCCGTTGATCGAGCCCCTGGGAGGGATGGTCTCCAGCGCGTGGAACCGCCTCATGGACGCGGTGGGGCCCGTGAAGAGGTGGATCACCGAAGACATCCCGGGGGCCTTCAAGCGGGTCAAGGACGCCATGACCCGCGCCCTCGGCGGCATGGGGGGCTTCATCACCAGCGGGCTACAGGCATTCCTCGGCGTGCTCAAGGGCCCGCTCAGCGGCCTGATCGGCTTCACCAACTGGGTGATCGACGGTCTCAACTCCCTCAGCTTCTCCGCCCTCGGCAAGAAGTTCGGCGTCCATCTGACGAAGATCCCGATGCTCGCCGAGGGCGGTATCGCCCTGCCCGGCACCGCACGGCAGCCCGGCCGAGTCCTGCCGCTGGACCGCCTCGGCGGACGGCCGGCGGTCCGCCGCGCCCACCGGACGGCCGCCCCCACCCGCATCCGGGACTACCACGAGAGCCCCGCCACGGGCGCCCGGGGCACCGCCGAGGACCTGCTCTTCCTGGCAACCGCTCACATATGA
- a CDS encoding phage distal tail protein, whose product MAESISTFTRDDPPGSLITRDGQMQWAGLLIGPGTPYRIDRQGITGWEDLPDIDLSDAERPTGHGAWPGAGYAKSRKVGGQIWLLPQPDPDNPDTAEAALATVRMLRQALAQQDEERWLAIRLHGETLAVRARVNQRVLTSDRQFATQGVAKATVQWLASDPRRYLTTPQSTSTGAPVWESGLTWPLTWPLYWGEAASTGDVAVDNRGSAPTHPVITFRGPCSNPSLTERTSGQRLRYEIDLGADEELVVDTAAGTVTLNGTAARRHTAASDSSPEELFTFAPGRSELSFRPGQADAGAEVSVSWRSAEW is encoded by the coding sequence ATGGCCGAGAGCATCAGCACCTTCACCCGAGACGACCCACCCGGCTCACTCATCACCCGCGACGGGCAGATGCAGTGGGCCGGACTGCTGATCGGCCCCGGTACCCCGTACCGGATCGACCGGCAGGGCATCACCGGCTGGGAGGACCTCCCCGACATCGACCTGAGCGACGCCGAACGGCCCACCGGCCATGGCGCCTGGCCCGGCGCCGGCTATGCCAAGTCGCGCAAGGTCGGCGGGCAGATCTGGCTGCTGCCCCAGCCCGACCCCGACAACCCCGACACCGCCGAGGCGGCTCTGGCCACCGTACGGATGCTGCGTCAGGCCCTGGCGCAGCAGGACGAGGAGCGCTGGCTCGCCATCCGGCTGCACGGCGAGACCCTGGCCGTACGGGCCCGGGTCAACCAGCGTGTCCTCACCAGTGACCGGCAGTTCGCCACCCAGGGTGTGGCCAAGGCGACCGTGCAGTGGCTGGCCTCCGACCCTCGCCGCTATCTGACCACCCCGCAGTCCACCTCGACCGGCGCCCCGGTGTGGGAGAGCGGCCTGACCTGGCCGCTGACCTGGCCGCTGTACTGGGGCGAGGCGGCGAGCACCGGCGACGTGGCGGTGGACAACCGCGGGTCGGCCCCCACCCATCCGGTGATCACCTTCCGGGGGCCGTGCAGCAATCCCTCGTTGACCGAGCGGACCAGCGGTCAGCGGCTGCGGTACGAGATCGACCTGGGCGCCGACGAGGAGCTGGTCGTCGACACGGCGGCCGGCACCGTCACCCTCAACGGCACCGCCGCACGGCGTCACACCGCGGCGTCGGACAGCAGCCCGGAGGAGCTGTTCACCTTCGCTCCCGGACGGTCGGAGCTGTCCTTCCGACCCGGGCAGGCGGACGCCGGGGCCGAGGTGTCCGTCAGTTGGCGCTCTGCGGAGTGGTGA
- a CDS encoding ATP-binding protein, translating into MEIDTAQPWGIALDYAGRATVVERGHSIDVRVYDTTFGAPLEPDPATGDYPVVYVTAQFNEAGALGSVPRGFGQVILTPAGGRPVGPDREAVRSAVAAALVDFDDRVAAYLALCTCWTAGGPAPGDDHAEEGG; encoded by the coding sequence ATGGAGATCGACACCGCCCAGCCCTGGGGCATCGCCCTCGACTACGCCGGCCGGGCCACCGTGGTGGAGCGCGGCCACAGCATCGACGTCCGGGTCTATGACACGACCTTCGGAGCGCCGCTGGAGCCGGACCCCGCCACCGGCGACTACCCGGTGGTGTACGTGACCGCCCAGTTCAACGAGGCCGGAGCGCTCGGCTCGGTACCGCGCGGCTTCGGCCAGGTGATCCTCACCCCGGCCGGAGGCCGCCCGGTGGGCCCCGACCGGGAGGCCGTGCGGTCGGCGGTGGCGGCTGCCCTCGTCGACTTCGACGACCGGGTGGCGGCCTACCTGGCGCTCTGCACCTGCTGGACGGCGGGCGGTCCGGCGCCCGGCGACGACCACGCGGAGGAGGGTGGCTGA
- a CDS encoding peptidoglycan-binding protein: protein MANPLSADALVTALRDEGVTVVEHDGWRTHNRNHKGPWGPVNGVVIHHTVSEGTAHSVAMCHDGYADLPGPLCHGVVAKDGTVHLVGNGRANHAGSGDPDVLQAVIAERDPLPAPVRNTVDGNPHFYGFECVNLGDGKDPWPEAQLEAIARVSAAICRAHGWHAASVIGHKEWTNTKIDPRGFGMAEMRARIAARLAAPAAPAAPAAGAPAAPRYQPYPGAAWFAGQPRSEIVTAVGRRLVAEGCSAYTAGPGPQWTEADRRSYANWQRKLGYRGADADGVPGRASWEALKVPYTP, encoded by the coding sequence ATGGCGAACCCGCTGTCCGCCGACGCCCTCGTCACCGCGCTCCGGGACGAGGGCGTCACAGTCGTCGAACACGACGGCTGGCGCACCCACAACCGCAACCACAAGGGCCCCTGGGGCCCGGTCAACGGCGTGGTGATCCATCACACCGTCAGCGAGGGCACCGCCCACTCCGTGGCCATGTGCCACGACGGCTACGCCGACCTGCCCGGCCCGCTCTGCCATGGGGTCGTCGCCAAGGACGGCACCGTGCACCTGGTCGGCAACGGTCGGGCCAACCACGCCGGGAGCGGCGACCCGGACGTCCTCCAGGCCGTCATCGCCGAGCGCGACCCGCTGCCCGCACCCGTCCGGAACACCGTGGACGGCAATCCGCACTTCTACGGGTTCGAGTGCGTGAACCTCGGCGACGGCAAGGACCCCTGGCCCGAGGCCCAGCTCGAAGCCATCGCGCGGGTCTCCGCCGCGATCTGCCGCGCGCACGGCTGGCACGCCGCCAGCGTCATCGGACACAAGGAGTGGACCAACACCAAGATCGACCCGCGTGGCTTCGGCATGGCCGAGATGCGCGCTCGGATCGCCGCGCGCCTCGCGGCCCCGGCGGCTCCGGCAGCCCCGGCAGCCGGTGCCCCGGCCGCACCCCGCTACCAGCCGTACCCGGGGGCGGCGTGGTTCGCCGGGCAGCCCCGGTCGGAGATCGTCACCGCCGTGGGCCGCCGGCTGGTGGCCGAGGGCTGCTCCGCATACACCGCGGGGCCGGGCCCGCAGTGGACCGAGGCCGACCGCCGCAGCTATGCCAACTGGCAGCGCAAGCTCGGGTATCGCGGTGCGGACGCCGACGGCGTGCCCGGCCGCGCCTCCTGGGAGGCGCTGAAGGTGCCGTACACCCCGTGA